TTGCGCAGGTGCACGAGCAGACGGTCACCGAGGCGGTGGCCGAGATCGCCGAGGCGCGCGGCGCGATCGAACAGGCCAAGGGCATGCTGATGCTGATCTACCGGATCAAGGCGGACGCCGCGTTCGAACTGCTGAAATGGCGGTCGCAGGAAACCAACACCAAGCTGCGCCTGCTGGCCGAGCAGGTGGCGAACGATTTCCTCGAACTCGACTACACCGAGACCCTGCCCAACCGCGTGGTGTTCGACCGGTTGTTGCTGACCGCCCACCTGCGGGTCGGCGCGGAGGTTTAGCCCGAGCCCATCCAGGGAAAACTCCCGGCGCTGATCCAAGGCGAACTGGGAGTTGGGCAATGGCGACGTGTGCCACGTGCGGGAATGACTACGACAAGGCATTCACGGTGAGCTGGGATGGGCATACCGAGACGTTCGACAGCGTGGAATGTGCGGCCGTCCGGATCGCCCCCGAGTGCGCTCACTGCGGGTGCCGGATCCTCGGTCACGGGGTTGAGGCGGCAGAGACGATGTACTGCTGCGCGCACTGCGCCCGCGAGTCAGGACACCCCGAACTGGTCGATCGCCAGCGTGCCGGCTGAGCGGGGCCGGGCCGATGACCGCTCCGACCCTGACGGCGCTGGCGCTGGTCTGCAGTCTGAAACGCACGCCGGCCAAGTCCAGCAGCGAGTTGATCGCCGACCAGGTCCGCGAGAATCTCCATGTGCTCGGCGTCGGCACCGAGTCGCTGCGGTGCGCTGATTTCGTCATCGAACCCGGCGTCGAGGTCGACATGGGCGGAGACGACCAGTGGCCCGAGATCCGGAGAAAAGTTCTCGACGCCGACATCCTGCTGATGTCGACGCCGGTATGGCTCGGTCACCCATCGAGCATCGCGCAACGAGTGCTGGAGCGGCTCGACGCCGAGCTGTCGAACACCGACGACGCCGGTCGCCCGATAGTGGCCGGCAAGGTGGCGCTGGTTTCGGTGGTCGGTAACGAGGACGGTGCGCACAAGACGGTCGCCGATATCTTCCAGGCGCTCAACGACATCGGCTACACCATTCCGGCCCAAGGGTGCACGTATTGGAACGGTGAGGCCATGCACGGCACCGATTATCAGGACCTGGATGCGGTGCCGGATCCGGTCGCCGAGGCCACCGCCGCGGCGGCCCGCAATGCGGCGCACCTGGCCGGGCTGCTCAAGGTCGGTCAATACCCGCGTTACGAGTGAAAGGAAGTAGTGATGAAGGGACCTGAGGATCCTGTCGACCACACCAGGACCACCCGGCCACATGCCGGCGAGACCATGAAGGACAACCGCAACATGCCCGCCCTGGCCTTGATCGGCGTGGGCGTGGTGTTGTTCGTGGCCTGCCTGTTCGCGTTCGCCACGGGTAACGCGGGCGTCGGGGTGTTGCTCGCCATTCTGGCGGCCGTCGGGATACTGGGCGGGGGACTGTGGCTGGCCATCGCGCACCTGCGGGTGCGCAAACTCGAAGAACGTTGGTATGCAGAACATCCCGACGTGATCAGGCAAACGCCCAACAGCTGACCCACGGACGCGAGATGGCCCAGCCACCGTGGACTGGGCCATCTCTTCAATCAGGTCCGGACTGGGTGCCGGCTACGGTCGCTGGTGCGCCTGCTCACGCTGCTCAGCGGCCTTGGCTCCCGCCCGGGCCGATTCGGCTTCGGCCTCCTTCTTGGCGGCGTCCTGCTGGGCGTCGGCCTTGTCCTGCTGGGCTTTGCCCTCGCGTACGAGATCGTCGCGGCCGGTCACGGTGCCGACGGCTTCCTTGGCTTTGCCCTTGACGTCCTCGACGACGCCCTTGATGGCTTCTTCAGGTCCTGAGTTCTTCTCGGTCATGCTTACCTTTCCGCTACTGGAGTGGATTGGTTGTTCTGCGCGGCTTCTCCACGCATCCCGGGGATTTCCCCGATTCGCCGGTACTAAACGTGACGTGACGAATCCGGCGGCAAGGCCGAACAAGTTTGCGGAGCGCCCCGATGGGTACCGAATAGGGGTACTTTCCGGAAGGGAGCGAGATGGCTGTCGAGACCATTGCCGTTGGTGCCGAGGGTGTCTACCGGCCGCAGCACGATTCGTGGCTGCTGATCGACGCACTTGTGCGCAGCGAGGTGGTGGCCGGGCGCCAGGTGGTCGACCTGTGTGCCGGCAGTGGCGTCGTCGCCGTCGCCGCTGCCCATTTGGGCGCGAGTTCGGTGCTGGCGCTGGATATTTCACCCAATGCCGTGCGCTGCACGCAAGCCAACGCGATCGCCGCGCAGGTGGAGGTCGAGGCCAGGCTCGGTTCCTGGGTGCAAGCGCTCGAACGTGATCCGTTCGACATCGTGGTCTGCAACCCGCCCTACGTCCCGGTCGGACCGGACACCGAGGCCGGCTCGATCCCGTCGGCCGGTCCGATGGCCTCATGGGACGGTGGGCCGGACGGCCGACTGGTCCTCGACCCGCTGTGCGCGTCGGCCGGCACCCTCCTGGCCGACGGGGGCTGCCTTTTCCTCGTGCAGTCCGAGTTCGCCGACATCGAGCGATCGCTGACGATGCTGCGCGACGGGGGCCTCGATGCAGGCATCTGCGCCGGCCAACGGATTCCGTTCGGCCCGGTGCTGCGCTCGCAGGCTGGTTGGCTGCGGCACGCCGGGCTGCTGGAGGCCGGCCGGACCGACGAGGAGATCGTGGTCATCCGGGCGGACCGGCGATGACCGAGCAGCGGGCGGTCCGGGTGGTCGAGAACGGGCCGATCCTGATCGAGGGTCCGGTCCGGATCGAGCTTCCCGACGGGACCATCGTGGAATCGGACCGGTTCATGGTGGCGATCTGCACGTGCCGTCGGTCCAAGACGTACCCGTTGTGCGACACCAGTCACCGACGGTCACGGAAGCGGTCGGCATAGCGAACTCTGTTGGCTCAGCCAGCATTCCATCAGGTGATCGGCCAACCTGTCCTCCATCGCGCAGAACGCCCGCATCCCGAACACCAGATCGGGTTCCAGGTCCGGCTCGCGCCTGATCAGATCACCGACCACGTCGTGGCGCACCACCTGTTCGTGCACCGCGTCGGCCTCGACATGCTCACGGTAGAACCGGACACAGGCCTCGGGTGCCCCCAGCCGCTGCAATGCGGTCACCATGCGTTGAGAGCCCGGGGAAGAGGTGATCTCGGTGGCCGCGAAGTGACCCGCCGCCGCCCCGCGCAGCCGGCGGTGCAGGCCGAACATCGACATCAGGTTCACCATCGCCAGGGTCTCGGCCGGCACGTTGCCGAGGTAGCCCAGATAGCTGTTGTCCAGGCCGGCTGCCGACATCAGATCGGCGAAGAGCTGCTGGTGGACCTGAGCCGCCCGCCCGGCCCCGTACTCGTCGAACTCGACCGCCACGAACGAGGCTTTCGCCTGACCGCCCAGCCGGGGAATCAGCCAGGCGTGGGGATCGCCTTCCTTGAGGTGGTAGAGCGAGCGGTGGACGAAGTACTCCTGCATCTGGGGCCAGGTGCCCTCGTCCCGCAGGTGGTGGGACGGGCCGGTCCCGTCGACCGGATCGACCGATAGTCGCGCCATCTCGCGCTCCGCGGTGTCATCCGGGTCGATGGGGCCCACGTCGCGGCGGACCGCGGCCAGAAAGATCCGTTCGAACTGTGAACGCAGATGCAGCAGGCCCGCGTTCCATTCCCAGTCCTGATCGACCCCGGCGAATCCGCGGTAGTGCAGTTCGTAGCAGATGTACAGGGCGAGTTGGACATCCAGGCCGAGCGGGTCGGCATCGCGCAGCGGCACCCAGACGGGTTCCAGATGGTTGTGCGGGGCGCGGTCACCGAGCCGCTCGATGACCGCCGCCGAGATGGGCCCCTGTGCGTGCGGGAGCCCTGGCTGGGTGATGGGTGGGACGGCGGTCATTGCCGACCGGTATTCCCATCCTGGGCGTTTGTGAAACCGCCTGGCGCAGTGCGATTGCGGGAGCAACCACTACTCGATGGTGCCGGGCGCGCCGGTGCCTGCGCCGTGCGAGGCAGTCGCCGTCTTGCCCAACAACAGACCCAGCGCGACCATGAGCACGCCCAGGGCGAAATGGAGCCAGTTGTCCGCGGTGTTCACCGGGATGAAGTTGGCCGGGCTCTCCCGGTCGATCACCAGCCCATAGAGCCACAGGACACCGTAGATCAGACCACCGCCGATCAGGAAGGCCCGAGCCGAGCCGAACTGGCGGGCCATCAGCAGACCGACCGCGCCGAACGCCAGGTGCACCAGGTTGTGGAGCACCGACACGTTGAACAGGCCGAGCAACATGGCACCGGAATGGTGTCCGGCCCAGGTCAGCTCGTCATAATTGCTGGTGATGCCGGGGATGAAGCCCAAGACGCCGACGATCAGGAACAGACTCGCGACGACCATGGCGCTGACCTGTAGCGGCGTCCACTGCACGAGGCGGCCGGGGCTTCGTGGATTCGGTGTGCCCATGGGACAACCCTTTCTCTGCAAGCCGCGGCGCGCCGGACGGCCGATCGGCATGCCTCCGGATTCCCGCCCGCGGCCGATCCCACACGTCGTTTGCGCTGGGGCTTTCCGGGGTAGCCAGATGCTGTCTCGGACACCGAGGTGAAGCCATGACAACAACATCTGCACCGACCGGCGGGCCCGAAGGCGTCTTCGGCCGGGTCGCCGAGATGATCCAGACGCAGCGCAGACGCGCGCTTGTCGAGCAGGCGGTCGCCGAACTGGTATGGCACCTCGCGGGCGAGGATTACGTCACCGAGTGCGCAGAGCCGCCGACTGCCGACGGTAACCGGACCGCAGCGTGACGTGGTCTGAACTGATCCTGGCCACATCGTCCCAGCCGGCGAGGAACGTACCTCGATGCCGCCACCTGGCGACGGCGGCGATGACAGCAGGGGCGTTGATGCCGGTGCGTTCGAAGCCGAGGTAGGACGAACGGGTCCGCGGACTGACCACAAGGCCGACCAGCTCGGGCGCCCGTGGATGATCGGTGCGGTCGCCGGTCATCTCCAGCCGCACGTCCACCACGGTTCCGACCGGGTGATGACCGGCATCCAGGACGCGCAGCCCGAGAAGATTACTCAGCTGCATGGCGGCCTCCCGGGATGCGCGCGACGACGTGATCGCGCAACCAGTGCTCCATCCAGTCAGCGTCAGAGGGAATACGGGACGCGGTCAGCCGTACCGTGACGCCCACCGAAGACACCAACTTCCACGGGATCTCGTGCAACATCGACCGTGGCGGCGCCCCACCGAGGATGCGGGTGATCATGACCTGCCCGGAGAGCACCGAAGTGACGCGGGGTCGCGGGCTGCCCGGTGTGATGTCGACGTCGGTGTCGACACCGTCAAGTTCGAGGTCGTCGACGATGCCGACCGGGGCGCCCTCGTGGTCGAGCAGTTGGCGGTCCAGCAGATGCAGGCGTGCGTCGATGATGGTCATTGGCCTGCCCCGGTCACGATCATGAGCGGTATGGCTGCCAGTGAGGCAGCCAGGATGATCACCAGGTACACCGAACTGAACAGGTTGAGCACCCTTCCGTTCGTCTTGTCTCCCATGTATTCCGGATCGTTGGCCACGATGAGGATCGGCAGGTAGGTGAGGGGTAGGGCGATGGCGGAGAACACCACCGAGTACTCCGTCACCATCACCGGGTCGATGCCGGTGAACAGGATGGCGGCGCCGACGACGATGCTCACGAACATCGCCACGTGGAAGCGCGATGCCTCGGCCGGGCGCCGGAACTTTCCCCATGGCCACCCGAAGAACTGGGCCAGGGTGTAGCCACTGGACAGCGTGGTCTCCAGCGCCGCACCGAAGGTGGCCGCCACGATGCCGACGATCGCGAACGCCAGGGCCAGCTTGCCGCCGGCCTCGGCGGCGGGCATCACCACGTGTGACAGCGATGTCACCTCGATCTGGCCGGGGAGCAGGACCAGCGTCGCGCACGCCGCGATGGCGACCGACAGGAAGCCGCCGAGCGGGAAGCCGATCAGCACGTTGAGTCGCGACACACCGAGATCTTTTGTCTTCCAGTGCTCTTCCACGGCACCAGAGGAGAAGAAGAACACCTCGTACGGGGTCATGGCGGCGCCGAACAGGGCGATCGCGTAGTACCAGTAGGTCGCCGACGATTCGGTCTCCGGTATCACCGGCTGCGCGGCCTGATGGGCCAGTCCGCCCCAATCTGGTTGCAGCGCAAAGACTGCGACGGCGAACACGATCAGGCACAGCCCCGCGAGCCCGGCGGTGTTCTCCATGACCGAGAACTTGACCCGCCAGATCACCAGCCACACCGCGACCGCCGCCACGGGGATCCACATCATCCGGCCGACGTCGGTGGCCAGTTGCAGAGCAAGTGCCACACCACCGATCTCGGCGGTCAGCGTCATCAGGTTGATCAGAAACGAGGCAGTCAGGTTTGCCGCCGCCGTGCGCGGTCCCAACCGTTCCCGGATGATCTCGAAGGTGGCGCGACCGCTGACGGCCGCCACCCGTCCTGCCATCTGGGCGAACAGGCAGATGCCGATCACGCCGACCACCACCACCCAGGCCAGCGCCAAACCGAACCGGGAGCCGACGACGGCATTGGTGACGAGATCACCGATGTCGAGGAATCCGCCTATGGCGGTCAGGATCCCCAGTGCTACCGCGAAGAACTTCTTCATCAGCGGTAACCGGCTTCCAGTTCATCTGCCGAGGCCCTGAGTTGATCGCGCAGCGCGGCCAGGTCAGGTTCGGCGGTGATCTCGCGGACCCGGGCCGAGGCGCTGCC
The genomic region above belongs to Mycolicibacterium sp. HK-90 and contains:
- a CDS encoding CDGSH iron-sulfur domain-containing protein, encoding MTEQRAVRVVENGPILIEGPVRIELPDGTIVESDRFMVAICTCRRSKTYPLCDTSHRRSRKRSA
- a CDS encoding iron-containing redox enzyme family protein; this translates as MTAVPPITQPGLPHAQGPISAAVIERLGDRAPHNHLEPVWVPLRDADPLGLDVQLALYICYELHYRGFAGVDQDWEWNAGLLHLRSQFERIFLAAVRRDVGPIDPDDTAEREMARLSVDPVDGTGPSHHLRDEGTWPQMQEYFVHRSLYHLKEGDPHAWLIPRLGGQAKASFVAVEFDEYGAGRAAQVHQQLFADLMSAAGLDNSYLGYLGNVPAETLAMVNLMSMFGLHRRLRGAAAGHFAATEITSSPGSQRMVTALQRLGAPEACVRFYREHVEADAVHEQVVRHDVVGDLIRREPDLEPDLVFGMRAFCAMEDRLADHLMECWLSQQSSLCRPLP
- a CDS encoding CsbD family protein, with product MTEKNSGPEEAIKGVVEDVKGKAKEAVGTVTGRDDLVREGKAQQDKADAQQDAAKKEAEAESARAGAKAAEQREQAHQRP
- the usfY gene encoding protein UsfY; protein product: MKGPEDPVDHTRTTRPHAGETMKDNRNMPALALIGVGVVLFVACLFAFATGNAGVGVLLAILAAVGILGGGLWLAIAHLRVRKLEERWYAEHPDVIRQTPNS
- a CDS encoding HemK2/MTQ2 family protein methyltransferase encodes the protein MAVETIAVGAEGVYRPQHDSWLLIDALVRSEVVAGRQVVDLCAGSGVVAVAAAHLGASSVLALDISPNAVRCTQANAIAAQVEVEARLGSWVQALERDPFDIVVCNPPYVPVGPDTEAGSIPSAGPMASWDGGPDGRLVLDPLCASAGTLLADGGCLFLVQSEFADIERSLTMLRDGGLDAGICAGQRIPFGPVLRSQAGWLRHAGLLEAGRTDEEIVVIRADRR
- a CDS encoding DUF4383 domain-containing protein; translated protein: MGTPNPRSPGRLVQWTPLQVSAMVVASLFLIVGVLGFIPGITSNYDELTWAGHHSGAMLLGLFNVSVLHNLVHLAFGAVGLLMARQFGSARAFLIGGGLIYGVLWLYGLVIDRESPANFIPVNTADNWLHFALGVLMVALGLLLGKTATASHGAGTGAPGTIE
- a CDS encoding NRAMP family divalent metal transporter, which encodes MKKFFAVALGILTAIGGFLDIGDLVTNAVVGSRFGLALAWVVVVGVIGICLFAQMAGRVAAVSGRATFEIIRERLGPRTAAANLTASFLINLMTLTAEIGGVALALQLATDVGRMMWIPVAAVAVWLVIWRVKFSVMENTAGLAGLCLIVFAVAVFALQPDWGGLAHQAAQPVIPETESSATYWYYAIALFGAAMTPYEVFFFSSGAVEEHWKTKDLGVSRLNVLIGFPLGGFLSVAIAACATLVLLPGQIEVTSLSHVVMPAAEAGGKLALAFAIVGIVAATFGAALETTLSSGYTLAQFFGWPWGKFRRPAEASRFHVAMFVSIVVGAAILFTGIDPVMVTEYSVVFSAIALPLTYLPILIVANDPEYMGDKTNGRVLNLFSSVYLVIILAASLAAIPLMIVTGAGQ
- a CDS encoding flavodoxin family protein; amino-acid sequence: MTAPTLTALALVCSLKRTPAKSSSELIADQVRENLHVLGVGTESLRCADFVIEPGVEVDMGGDDQWPEIRRKVLDADILLMSTPVWLGHPSSIAQRVLERLDAELSNTDDAGRPIVAGKVALVSVVGNEDGAHKTVADIFQALNDIGYTIPAQGCTYWNGEAMHGTDYQDLDAVPDPVAEATAAAARNAAHLAGLLKVGQYPRYE